Proteins found in one Muntiacus reevesi chromosome 2, mMunRee1.1, whole genome shotgun sequence genomic segment:
- the BSPH1 gene encoding binder of sperm protein homolog 1 isoform X2 — MKICLKLCLSDKYSPTMETITHLPEVKEGKCFFPFHYRDGIFYDCVQFKVKHKWCSLNETYEGYWKYCSEEDFAKCVFPFWYRHLIYWECTKDGDSFGKAWCSLTQNYNKDKVWKYCD; from the exons atgaaaatttgtttaaaattgtgTCTTTCAGATAAATATTCACCAACTATGG aaactaTAACTCATCTTCCAGAAGTCAAAG AGGGCAAGTGTTTCTTTCCATTCCACTATAGAGATGGAATCTTCTATGACTGTGTCCAGTTCAAGGTAAAACACAAGTGGTGTTCCTTGAATGAAACTTATGAAGGATATTGGAAGTACTGTTCTGAAGAAG ACTTTGCAAAATGTGTGTTTCCCTTCTGGTACAGACACCTCATTTACTGGGAATGTACCAAGGATGGGGATTCGTTTGGGAAAGCATGGTGTTCACTGACCCAGAATTATAACAAGGACAAGGTTTGGAAATACTGTGACTGA